In Myxococcus stipitatus, the DNA window CTCGCCCTGGGGGGGCTCCTGGCGCTGGGCATCGAGGAAGGGCGCTTTACGCCCGAGGGATTGGCGCGCTGGGGACGACGACTCGCGCTCCCCATGCTGCTCGCGGCCTTCGGACTCGGCACGGTGTTCTTCGACCGGGCTCACTCGATACACACCCGCGAGGCACTCGTGGGATTCGGGGGGCCTGTCGTCCGCGCGGGACTGCTGGTAGCGCTCTACTCGCTCTGGAGTGGCGGCTTCGCCAGCCTGCTCGGATGGGTCCTCTCCGGCCGCGCCCGGGGCGTCCAGGATGTGCTCGAATCGCGACTCCTGCGTCTCATGGGACAGCTGAGCTACGGCCTCTACCTGTTCCACGCGCTCGTCTTTCCGCTCGGCGCCGCGTACACGCGGCCCATCTTCTCCAGCCTCATCCCATCGAGCGTCGTGGCCACCGCGCTCTCGTTCGCGTTCGAGTATGGGGTCTTGTTGCTGCTCACCTGTCTGTCGTGGCGCTTCTTCGAGCAACCCCTGCTGCGTCTCAAGGAGCGCTTCAAGACGTCCGAGGCTCCGGGAAAGGGGCTCCCTGCGTCTGTTTGATACGCCCGGCGCTCGAAGCTGGTCAGGCGTGGGGACTCAGCGACGAGACGGTCGGTCTAGGTGTCTCCGGGCGCCACCTCATCCTCAGCGCCCGTTGCTCGATGAGTCGCCAGGACAGGACTCCCAGCAGCCAGATCAGCGGCACTGCCAGCGCCGCGTTCCACCACCACGGCGTAGGGCCGCCCATCCACGCCGCGACTGTCTGTTGCACGGGGAATGCGTAGATGTAGACGCCGTACGAGATGTCTCCGCGTCGCCCGAAGTTCGCGAGCCGGCTGGGGAGGAAGGCGAGGTAGAGCACGAGATACGCGCCGAAGGAGCCCATCGCCACGCGGAGCCCCGTACCCATCATCGCCGTCACGATGAGGACCGCGGCGCTGAGCAATGCGAGCCAGGGATTCATGCGGACCCGGTCCCTCCAGAGGTAGAGGACGAGCCCTCCACCGAAGTAGAGGCCCAGCTCCGGCCAGAAGCCCAGCCGACCGATGTGCAGGAGGGACATTCCGGCCGTCAGCGCCCACGCCACGAGCGCCCATGCGCGGCGCAGCAGCTTCGCCCGGCCGAGCGCGAGGACGAGGAGGTAGAAGCCCACCTCGTACTTCAGCGTCCAGAGCGAGCCGTTCACCGCGCCGACGTACACGTTCGTCTCGAACACGCCGGGCAGCGTCCACTGCGGTTCGACGAGCAGGAGGTTGCGCGCGAGGAAGGTATAGGTGGCGGTGGCCGTGAAGTACTCCTTCAGCGGGAGCGTGGTCACCGCGCCGCCCAGCAGGAGTGCGGTCGCCAGCAGGGACACCGCGAGCCCCGGGAAGATGCGCAGCGCCCGCGCCTGGAGGAACGCGCGTGTATCGGGCGTGCGCTCCCAGCTCCGGGTGATGAGCAGCCCGCTGATGACCAGGAACACGGCCACACAGACGATTCCCAGACTGACCTGCCCGTGGCTGAACCCCGTCAGCGGCTCCGGCGTGCCCTTGGGGCCCTCTCCCAGCGGAAACGCATGACTGACGATGACACCCGTGGCCGCGGCAAAGCGCAGGAAGTCCAGGTTGTTGCCGCGGCCCTCGAGGCACTCGCGCAAGGTGGGGCGGGGCGGAGGCGTCGTCATGGATGGAGGTGGGGATAGGGGCCCTGGAGTTGGGCCCACCGGCTCGCGAGCACGAACAGGATTTCCCGCAGGGAGTCGCCGCGAAGCGCGAGCACGGGACTGGAGAGCCCGGCGCCGAGCAGCCGCGCGCAGGCCTTCCATCGGTGGAGTCCCGTGGACTTCTGGCCCAGATAGCGTGCCCGCAGTGTCTGCTCGCTGCGCACCACGCCCACGATGAGCCGCAGGAAATAGCGCGTCTCGAAGCGGGTGCTCGGGATGAGATGCCACACCTTCAGGGTGGGCGCATAGACGCGGCGATGACCCGCCCTGCCGAGCAGGAAGCCGAACTCGATGTCGCCTCCGCTCAAGAGCTGCTTGCCGAGCCGGTCCGGCATGAGTTGCTCGGGCGTCTGCCAGGGCACCGCCTCCAGGAAGGCGGCGCGGCGCAGCCACAGTCCGGCGCCAATCGTCGGAGCCAGCGTGGCATCCGCCCCGAAATCGATGGGGGCATCCCCCAATCGATGGTTGATGGCGAGCAGGTGCTCCCGACGTGCGATGCTCGGAGTGGGGGGCGTTTCGTAGCGCGGATAGAGGCGCGAGACGACGCCTCCGACGCTCGCGTCCTCGAATGCCGCCAGCCCATCCGTGACGAAGTTCGATTCGGGGACGTTGTCGTCGTCCAGGAAGCAGACGATGTCCCGTCGCGCGCTCAGGATTCCGCAGAGCCGTGCGAAGAGCAGTCCCTGCCGGGGCTCGGCGACGACCCGCACCTCGACGCCGCGGCGACGCAGTCCCGCGACCGCGTTGCTTTCCTCCACGACTCGCGCGGTGCCGTCGGTCGAATTGTTGTCCACGACCACCACCTCGAAGCACTCGCTCGCCGCCTGTTGCTCGAGCAGGGCTTGCAAGGGCGCCTCGACGCGCCTCGCGCCGTTGTAGGTGGGGATGACGAAGGTGACGCCGGGCAGGGTCATGCGCGCGCCTCCGAACCGCGAGGTCGAGCCCAGAGCAGGCCGTTCTCCTGCCCCGTCCAGAGGCCCGGTGTGACCTCGTAACCCAGCCTGGCCAGCACCTGTTCGCACCAGTCCTTTCCGTCCGGATGTTCCCGGGTACGGTGCCACTCCAGGACGAGGGTGCGAATCTTCAATGCCGCGAAGCGCGGATCGCTCAGCAGCGCGTATTCGCCTCCCTCGATGTCCATCTTGAGCAGGTCGATGGGGTCGGGGCCGATGGTGTCGAAGAAGTCGCGCAGCGGCACCCGAAGCGCCCGCTCCGGGGGGACATCCACCGTAGAGGAGCGGCTCTCCGCGTCGAGCAGGCTGATCTCCCCCTGACCCACGCCGGCCGCCGCCCGGTGCAGCGTCACCCGCTGCTCCAACCCATTGAGCGCGACATTGCGCTCCAGCACGGCCAGATGGACGGGATGAGGCTCGAACGCAAGGACATGCGCGTGCGGATAGTGCCTGGCCCAGAACAGGAGGGAGTGGCCACAGTTGGCCCCGACATCGACGATGCGGCGCGTGGTGGCCACCTCGATGGCAAAGGGGGGCTGGTAGACCCTCGCGACGAACATCTCGTAGGCGGTGGCCAGGTCTTCGGCGGGAGGCGGGCGCAGCATGAGCCGCTCTCCCGAGCGCAGACGCAACGTCACCGCGCGTCCTCGAGGCAGGGCCCTCCAGGCGAGATAGCGCAGGTGACTCAGCGGGGTCAGTTGGTCCCTCAGTCGGGGCATGGTGTTCCTAGGGAGCAGACTCGCGGCCTTCCATGTTGCCACGCAACCGGGGCGACTCGCCGAGGGTCCATCGCTCCAACATCACGTCCCTCAGCTTGAGGCACGGCTTCTCCACCGCGACGTAGGTCACACAGGACAAGCCCAGGGTCACTAGGAGGAATGCCAGCAGGTCCAGCCCCCAGGCCCCCAGGCTGAGCTCCAGCCTTTCGATGCCTCGCACTACGAGGCCATGCCAGAGGTATGCCCCGTAGGACAGGAGCGCCACCTGTTGGATGGCCCAACGGAGCCCTGGAGGGAGTTGGAGGGATTCGATTCCGATGAGCACACCGCCAAAGCCCACCGCGAGCCCGGCGTGAATCCACGGATGGCCCGCGGCCGCGACGACCGCGCCATATCGCGCCACCGTTACCAGGAGCACGGCCGCGCCCAGGATGCCGCAGGCCATGCGCCAGGAACGGTGCCCCCCATGCCAGATGGCCGTGGTCCGGGCGAGGAACACGCCGACGGCCAGGCCATCCAGGTGCTGGTCCGTGGACCAGAGGGCGCCCTCGGTGATGGCGAGCATGGACTTGTCCAATGGAAGCTCCGCCACGAAGAGCGCACGCGCCAGGATGCTCGCTCCCACGGGCAGGAGCCAGACCCAGGCGGGCCAGCGGCGGGCGCCTGGCGCGAAGGCCACCAGGGGCAGTGCGAGATAGAAGTGCTCCTCCACGCACAGCGACCAGCTCTGCACGAAGTCGCGCGGCATCGTGAAGTTCTGGAGGAACACCGCGTAATGCCAGCCGCCGCCGAGGAAGGGCGTGCCCACGGTCCAGGGCTTGAGGGCGTAGAACGCGAGTACGACGAAGTAGAGTGGCAGGGTGCGCATCCACCGCTTGAGCCAGAACGTGCGCAGCCGCGTGCCCGTGGGCGCGTCGTCGTCCGGCGCGAAGACCTGCCGGCCCACGAGATAGCCAGAGAGGACGAAGAAGAGGTTCACCCCCATCCAGCCATGCGCGAAGGCGAACCTCAGCGGCGTGGGCAGGGCCTCGTGGACGACCGCCGGAGCATGGAAGAGCAGCACCCCGAGGATGGCGCAGGCCCGGAGGACGTCCAGCCCATCCATGCGTCGAGCGGCGGGAGTGTGGAGGGCAGCCGGAAGAGGCATGGGGCGAGGGGCATTGTGGCTTCCACCTCGAAGACGTCAACAGGCGGTGAGGACGCGGGGCCTGGTCGCTGGGATGGTAGGGGCGCGCCATGGCCTGGTGAGACGCCATCGGGTTGCGCGACCGTGGGGTATCCCTCCGCGGCCCTGCGCGTTGAGTGCGTGCCACGTCCGCCGC includes these proteins:
- a CDS encoding FkbM family methyltransferase, which gives rise to MPRLRDQLTPLSHLRYLAWRALPRGRAVTLRLRSGERLMLRPPPAEDLATAYEMFVARVYQPPFAIEVATTRRIVDVGANCGHSLLFWARHYPHAHVLAFEPHPVHLAVLERNVALNGLEQRVTLHRAAAGVGQGEISLLDAESRSSTVDVPPERALRVPLRDFFDTIGPDPIDLLKMDIEGGEYALLSDPRFAALKIRTLVLEWHRTREHPDGKDWCEQVLARLGYEVTPGLWTGQENGLLWARPRGSEARA
- a CDS encoding acyltransferase family protein, with the translated sequence MTTPPPRPTLRECLEGRGNNLDFLRFAAATGVIVSHAFPLGEGPKGTPEPLTGFSHGQVSLGIVCVAVFLVISGLLITRSWERTPDTRAFLQARALRIFPGLAVSLLATALLLGGAVTTLPLKEYFTATATYTFLARNLLLVEPQWTLPGVFETNVYVGAVNGSLWTLKYEVGFYLLVLALGRAKLLRRAWALVAWALTAGMSLLHIGRLGFWPELGLYFGGGLVLYLWRDRVRMNPWLALLSAAVLIVTAMMGTGLRVAMGSFGAYLVLYLAFLPSRLANFGRRGDISYGVYIYAFPVQQTVAAWMGGPTPWWWNAALAVPLIWLLGVLSWRLIEQRALRMRWRPETPRPTVSSLSPHA
- a CDS encoding acyltransferase family protein, coding for MDGLDVLRACAILGVLLFHAPAVVHEALPTPLRFAFAHGWMGVNLFFVLSGYLVGRQVFAPDDDAPTGTRLRTFWLKRWMRTLPLYFVVLAFYALKPWTVGTPFLGGGWHYAVFLQNFTMPRDFVQSWSLCVEEHFYLALPLVAFAPGARRWPAWVWLLPVGASILARALFVAELPLDKSMLAITEGALWSTDQHLDGLAVGVFLARTTAIWHGGHRSWRMACGILGAAVLLVTVARYGAVVAAAGHPWIHAGLAVGFGGVLIGIESLQLPPGLRWAIQQVALLSYGAYLWHGLVVRGIERLELSLGAWGLDLLAFLLVTLGLSCVTYVAVEKPCLKLRDVMLERWTLGESPRLRGNMEGRESAP
- a CDS encoding glycosyltransferase; its protein translation is MTLPGVTFVIPTYNGARRVEAPLQALLEQQAASECFEVVVVDNNSTDGTARVVEESNAVAGLRRRGVEVRVVAEPRQGLLFARLCGILSARRDIVCFLDDDNVPESNFVTDGLAAFEDASVGGVVSRLYPRYETPPTPSIARREHLLAINHRLGDAPIDFGADATLAPTIGAGLWLRRAAFLEAVPWQTPEQLMPDRLGKQLLSGGDIEFGFLLGRAGHRRVYAPTLKVWHLIPSTRFETRYFLRLIVGVVRSEQTLRARYLGQKSTGLHRWKACARLLGAGLSSPVLALRGDSLREILFVLASRWAQLQGPYPHLHP